The following is a genomic window from Halorhodospira halophila.
GCGACCCTTTTTGGCGAGAAGGCCCACGCCGGCGGCCTGGAACTGCTCTACGACATCCCACCGTCCCTGCCACAGACCCTGGTCGGCGACTCCCTGCGCCTTTCGCAGGTGCTCAGCAACCTGCTCGGCAACGCCACGAAGTTCACCGAGCGAGGCGGCACCGTGGAGCTCGGCATACGGGGCATCGCACCAGCTCCCTCAGGCCATACCACGCTGCGTTTCTACGTGCGGGATACCGGCATTGGCATGAGCGAGGCGCAAATCGCCCGGATCTTCCAGGCCTTCGGCCAGGCCGATACCTCCACCACCCGGCGTTATGGCGGCACCGGCCTTGGACTGGTGATCAGCCGGCGGCTGGTTGAAGCCATGGGCGGTGAACTCACGGTCGACTCCGCCCCCGGGGAAGGCAGCACGTTTGCCTTCACACTCACTCTGCCTCTCGGCGAAGACCGCGAAGCGACCATCGCCTGCCCGAATACCCGCGGCCACCGCGTGCTGATTGATGCACTCGCTCGCGCCGAGGGAGGGGAAGGCCCGAGAGGCGGTGAGCGCACATCCCACCACGCGCCGGATCTGCGCGGCCACCGCCTGCTGCTCGTTGAAGACAACGAGACCAACCGGGAGGTGGCCACGGAACTGCTGGAGAAGACCGGGGCTACCGTGGCGACCGCGGAGAACGGCACCGTGGCCGTCGAGACGGTGCGCGCCAATCCGCCGGATCTGGTGCTGATGGACCTGCAGATGCCGGTGATGGACGGCTATGAGGCGATGCGGGTACTGCGCGAAGAAGGCTACGACCGCCCCATCCTCGCCCTCTCAGCGGCCGTGATGGATGAGGATCGTCAGCGCGCGGCGCAGGCCGGCGCCGATGGCCACCTGGGCAAGCCGATCGAAAGCCCGGATCTCTACGCCGCACTGATCGAGCATCTGCGGGCCGAGCGCACCGCGGCGGCGGTCCCGGAAGATTATGTTTCGGCCCGGGAAACTCATACTCTGCCAGCCGGACCGCCCGGGTTCGATCTCGAACGCGGGCTTCGCCAGCTCGGTGGCGATGAAACCCTCTACCTGCGGCAGCTGCGCAGGTTCCGCGGCCAACTGACCACGGACTACACCGCGCTGATCGACTATCTGCGCGCCGGTGATAACGCGCAGGCGAGCCGACTCGCCCACACCCTCAAGGGCGTGGCCGGAACACTCGGGGCCGTGGACCTGCAGCAGCAGGCGGAGCAAATCGATCACGCCCTGAAAACCGGTCATGCGGTCACCGCGGAATGCGTCGAAGCCCTTGAGCAGGCTTTGCAGGATGCCGGTCAGGCCTTAAACGGGCTCAACAGCGAGCCGGAACCAGCCCGGCAAGGGTCGCCGGAGGCCGTGACGTGCCTGCGGCAAAAACTGGAGGCCAGCGAACTCATCGAGGAGGAAACGTTCCAGGAGGCCCTGGCCTACCTGCGCGGCCAGGGACTCGACTGCGATGCATTGGAGGCCCTCGTGGAACAGTTCGAGCTCGATGAGGCGCTGCAGCGGCTCAACTCGCTGCTGACAGGTAACCAAGAAGGGGCAACATGAGCAGCGATACGCCACACCAGAGCGTTCTGGTGGTCGATGATGAGCCCACGAACATCCAGGCGCTTGGCAATCTGCTCAAGGACAACTACCGGGTTCAGGTCGCTAACTCCGGCGACAGGGCATTGGTGATGCTGCAGGCTTCGCACCGGCCCCAACCGGATCTGATCCTCCTCGACATCCAGATGCCGGGCCTCGATGGGTACGAGGTTTGCCGCCGCCTCAAGGCGGATCCGCAAACCAGTGGCATCGACATTATCTTCGTCACGGCACGTGATGCGGCCAGTGATGAGGAATACGGCCTGAGTCTCGGCGCGGTGGACTACATCACCAAGCCGTTTTCACCGGCGATTGTCCGCGCGCGGGTGGACACCCACATGCGCCTTCGACACAAGACAGATCTGCTCGAGCAGCAGGTTGCTGAGCTGGAGGCGCAACGCCAGGCCCGGGACCAGGCCCTGCAGCGCGCCGAGCGGACCGAGCAGATGGGGGCGATCGGGCACTGGGTTGCCTACCCGGAGACCGGGAAGCTGATCTGGTCTTCGATGACCTATCAGCTTTGCGGCTTCGACCCGGAGGGGCCGCCACCGGACTGGGAGTCGTTCATCGCCCGGGTCCCCGAGGGGTATCGAGACCAGGTCGCCGAATTCCAGTTCGAGAACAATCCCTCCCTGCTCTCCTGCGAGGGCGAGTACCGCATCGTCCACCCCGGGGGGCGCACGCTTTGGGTCCGCGAGATCGCCCAGCGCTGGCAGGGTGAGCACGGCCAGCAAATCATTCAGGGGACCATTCAGGACATCACCGAGCAGCGCCAGGCGCTGGAGCGCAGCGAGGCGGGCCGGCAACGAATCGAGGCCATCCTTCGGGCGGTACCTGATGTGGCCCTGACCGAGGTTGACTTGGAGGGCACAGTGCGCGAGGCCAACCACAGTGCCGAGCGCATGTTTGGGTACACACGCGCACAGCTGGTCGGCAGCGACATCTGTATACTGCACGACCCTGACGAATATGCGCAGATCCGTGAGGGGATCGCCCGCATGCAGGAAACCGGCGAAGGCTACACCACGGAGTGCGAGCTGATTCGGGGTAGCGGGGAGCGTTTCCAGGCGCAAGTGAGCGCCGCGCCGCTGCTCAATGAGCGTGGCGAAGTCGTGGGAAAGATCGGTGCCTGTATCGATCTATCGACTCAATTTGCCCATGAGCAGCGTCTGCGCATGGCCCAGGAGGCCGCCGGCTTCGGGGTCTGGGACTGGGACCTGGCGGCGGATCAGGTGTACTGGGATGAGGCCTGCTGGCGCATGCTCGGCTATGATCCCCATCAGCAGGGCGCCCTGACCTTCGCCGACTGGCAGGCGATGATCCATCCCGAGGATCTTGAACGCATCCAGCCGGTGATCGAAGGCCACCTCGACGAAGGCCGGCCCTTCACGGTCGAACTCCGCTACCGCTGCGCCGATGGCGGCTGGCTCTGGGTGCAGGGACGGGGGCAGACCCTGCGCCGCGGCGCCGACGGCTCGCCGAGCTACATGGTGGGTACCCATGTCGATGTCCAGACCCTCAAGGAGACCGAGTTCGCACTGCGCCGCAGCGAGCTGGAACTGACCGAGGCCAAGCGCATTGCCCGGCTCGGGCACTGGCTTTACGACATCCCTTGCGGAACAGTTCACTGGTCGAACGAGATGTACCGCCTCCTCGGCCTGGAGCCGACGCAGGAGCCCATGGACTGGGAGAGTTTTCTCTCCAGAGTGCCGGCCAAGGATCACCCGGCCCTCCATCAGGCCATCGACCGCACCCTGAACCAGGGAGAGCCTTACGAGATCGAGCACCGCCTGACAACCCCGGACGGCAGTCAGCGGATTGTGCAGGCACGCGGCTATGCGGAGTTTGACGCAGCCGGGAATCCGCAAATCCTGCGCGGGACGGCCCAGGACGTCACCGAGCAACGGACCCTTCAGCACGAGCTCGCCGAGCGGGAGGCCCATTACCGGGACCTTGTCGAGAACCAGCCGCTGATGATTGAGCGCTTCCTGCCCGATACCACCATCACCTATGCCAACCCCGCCCTGGCAGCGCATGTGCAGACCGAACCGGATCAGCTGATCGGGCAACGCTGGATCGACTTCCTGCCCGCCGATGAGCGCGATGAGGCACGAGCGCACCTGGCGAGGCTGACTCCTCAGGAGCCGGTAGGCCACTTCGAGAACAGCATTCCCGGCGCGGACGGCCAGACCCACTGGACCCTCTGGACCAACCGCGCATTCTTCGATGAGCACGGCACACTGAGCCACGTCCAGTCGGTGGGCGTGGACATCACCGCGCGCCGCCGCGCCGAGCAGGCCGAGCAGCAGCTGCGCGAGCAGCTTCAACAGCGGCAGCAGGAGCTCGAGGCGATCATCGAGGCGGCCAGCTCGGTCAGCCTGATCAAGACCGACCTGAATTCCGTCATCCTCGAGGCCAGCACCGGCGCTGAGGCGCTGTTCGGATACGACCGCGAGGAGCTGCTCGGCCAACACGTCAGCCTGCTGCATACCGAAGCGGACATGGAGCGGCTGCCCCAATATGTGGATCAGCTGTTCCGCGAGCACCAACCGATCCGCCTAGAGACCGAGCTGCGCCGCCGGGATGGCAGCACGTTCCCGGCGCTGTTCACCGTCCACCCCATTACCGATCAGCGCGGAGAGCTGGTGGCGACACTGGGCGTTAGCTTCGACATCAGCCACCAGACGCGTGCGGAGCGGGAGCTGGCCGAGGCCGTGGAGGCCAAGACGACTTTCCTCAACGCGGTCAGCCACGATCTGCGCTCGCCCCTCAACGCTCTGACCGGTTTTGTGGAACTGCTCGCCGAGCCGGACCTGGAAGAAGAGCAGCGTCAGGTCTACGTGCAACAGTGCCGCCGTGCCAGTGGTCGTCTGCTGGAACTGATCGATTCGCTGCTCGA
Proteins encoded in this region:
- a CDS encoding PAS domain S-box protein translates to MSSDTPHQSVLVVDDEPTNIQALGNLLKDNYRVQVANSGDRALVMLQASHRPQPDLILLDIQMPGLDGYEVCRRLKADPQTSGIDIIFVTARDAASDEEYGLSLGAVDYITKPFSPAIVRARVDTHMRLRHKTDLLEQQVAELEAQRQARDQALQRAERTEQMGAIGHWVAYPETGKLIWSSMTYQLCGFDPEGPPPDWESFIARVPEGYRDQVAEFQFENNPSLLSCEGEYRIVHPGGRTLWVREIAQRWQGEHGQQIIQGTIQDITEQRQALERSEAGRQRIEAILRAVPDVALTEVDLEGTVREANHSAERMFGYTRAQLVGSDICILHDPDEYAQIREGIARMQETGEGYTTECELIRGSGERFQAQVSAAPLLNERGEVVGKIGACIDLSTQFAHEQRLRMAQEAAGFGVWDWDLAADQVYWDEACWRMLGYDPHQQGALTFADWQAMIHPEDLERIQPVIEGHLDEGRPFTVELRYRCADGGWLWVQGRGQTLRRGADGSPSYMVGTHVDVQTLKETEFALRRSELELTEAKRIARLGHWLYDIPCGTVHWSNEMYRLLGLEPTQEPMDWESFLSRVPAKDHPALHQAIDRTLNQGEPYEIEHRLTTPDGSQRIVQARGYAEFDAAGNPQILRGTAQDVTEQRTLQHELAEREAHYRDLVENQPLMIERFLPDTTITYANPALAAHVQTEPDQLIGQRWIDFLPADERDEARAHLARLTPQEPVGHFENSIPGADGQTHWTLWTNRAFFDEHGTLSHVQSVGVDITARRRAEQAEQQLREQLQQRQQELEAIIEAASSVSLIKTDLNSVILEASTGAEALFGYDREELLGQHVSLLHTEADMERLPQYVDQLFREHQPIRLETELRRRDGSTFPALFTVHPITDQRGELVATLGVSFDISHQTRAERELAEAVEAKTTFLNAVSHDLRSPLNALTGFVELLAEPDLEEEQRQVYVQQCRRASGRLLELIDSLLDLSRLQAGRLELRPTPFDLHSAIEGQCTVYTALAQEHGLAFSCSIDPGVTHWVNADATRMGQILSNLLSNAIKYTNEGHIDLTVCTEPDERISFRVRDTGAGIPPNQQAHIFAAFDRAGYRGSRSGHGLGLAIVRELTELFGGEISLESTPGVGSTFTVTLPLPPVAAPGTDRATAAGLSATTRPSGGDTQADPLRVLVADDQTVNVFLARTLLEQLGCTVTTAEDGAGALAAWQTRTFDALVLDRHMPGLDGDKLAEHIRAEEQAEGYPRVPIALYTAYARNEVEAVLESALFDAFLGKPLDRTELRQWIESLALRKEPETGTTTGEPTRGSAPHP